A DNA window from Vigna angularis cultivar LongXiaoDou No.4 chromosome 1, ASM1680809v1, whole genome shotgun sequence contains the following coding sequences:
- the LOC108319375 gene encoding uncharacterized protein LOC108319375, producing MKMELVMPLTILVVILGTTCGAFGELESNVKTAVLLSPKFELGPGSVANKYDYDIDFPRGHIALKSFNAEVVDESGNQVPLHETYLHHWVVERYYEPKHVTTQTRYDGHRLLRPSGHVLVRNSGVCQRNTLGQYYGLGSETRGTATDVPDPFGIVVGDPAEIPDGYEEKWMLNIHAIDTRGVVDKLGCTECRCDLYNVTEDEYGKPIRSDYKGGLFCCYDQTQCMLREGFDGPKRTLYLRYTVKWVDWDKFIVPVKIYIFDVTDTFKIPDDSSGAIPQHNCLTEYNVESCSPGEEKDCVHVKRTSFPMQKGGYLIYGVAHQHSGGIGSSLYGKDGRVICSSIATYGNGKDAGNEENYIVGMTTCYPKPGSLKIKDGETVTLESNYSSSRGHTGVMGLFYLLVAEQLPHQDFRHSTRSSFFTNINTLFA from the exons ATGAAAATGGAATTGGTTATGCCGTTGACGATACTTGTGGTGATATTGGGCACAACTTGTGGTGCTTTTGGGGAGTTGGAAAGTAACGTGAAAACAGCAGTTCTTCTTTCCCCCAAGTTTGAACTTGGACCGGGATCGGTTGCTAATAAATATGATTACGATATTGATTTTCCCAGAGGTCATATAGCTCTTAAGAGTTTCAACGCGGAAGTAGTTGATGAATCAGGGAACCAAGTGCCTCTCCATGAAACCTATCTGCATCACTGGGTTGTCGAAAGATACTACGAACCAAAACATGTGACAACACAAACAAGGTACGATGGTCATAGGTTGCTTCGCCCATCTGGCCATGTATTGGTGAGGAACAGCGGAGTATGCCAGAGAAATACGCTGGGACAATACTATGGTCTTGGATCCGAAACACGTGGAACAGCTACGGATGTTCCTGATCCCTTTGGGATAGTTGTGGGTGATCCAGCAGAAATTCCAGATGGGTATGAGGAGAAATGGATGCTGAATATCCATGCCATTGATACACGCGGTGTGGTGGATAAATTGGGGTGTACTGAGTGCAGGTGTGACCTTTACAATGTTACAGAGGATGAATATGGGAAGCCTATCAGGTCAGACTATAAAGGAGGTTTGTTTTGTTGCTACGATCAAACCCAGTGCATGTTGAGGGAAGGTTTTGATGGCCCAAAGAGGACTCTCTATCTCAGATACACAGTCAAGTGGGTTGATTGGGACAAGTTTATAGTGCCTGTTAAGATTTACATATTCGATGTCACTGATACTTTCAAAATACCAGATGATTCTTCAGGAGCCATTCCTCAGCATAATTGTTTG ACCGAGTACAATGTTGAATCTTGCAGCCCTGGTGAAGAAAAGGACTGTGTTCATGTTAAGAGAACGAGTTTCCCTATGCAAAAGGGTGGTTATCTCATCTATGGTGTTGCTCACCAGCATTCAGGTGGTATTGGATCGAGTTTATATGGAAAG GATGGAAGGGTAATATGTTCTTCAATAGCTACGtatggaaatggaaaagatgCAGGAAATGAGGAAAACTACATTGTAGGAATGACTACATGTTATCCAAAACCAGgttctttaaaaataaaggaTGGTGAAACTGTGACTCTAGAGTCTAACTATAGCAGCAGTCGTGGTCACACTGGAGTAATGGGGCTTTTCTACCTGTTGGTGGCAGAACAACTTCCACACCAAGACTTCAGACACTCTACTCGTTCTTCATTCTTTACCaatataaatactttatttGCTTGA